A section of the Bryobacteraceae bacterium genome encodes:
- a CDS encoding glycosyl transferase, which produces MNPRLWRALVAALLLLQGARCLYNSWRETQTVDEGIHIASGYTFLKTGLYELDIEHPPLARVWFTLPLAALRADAKLGEESWKHRDMIEHGKQVLYRQPKWRAETLLLSARAMVVLLTLALTLAVALWTRARFGPAAGLAAAALVSLDPTLCAHGHYATTDMAAALTAFLAIIAFESALLHGGWRRIMLAGLAAGAAFAVKLSMLFLAPCFLLLAAVLHTGWRRSAAALAGTFVLAALVAMLSYGPAGLRWKELGRLDERVSEGGPVNTALRWLGEKWHVPAHPWLVGIGTHFHHQDEGHEAYLLGEIYKGGRWQYFPVAFLVKAPVGTLLLVALALPLLVAAPYRAWAALAIPLAVYWAAVVQSHVNIGVRHLLPVFPLTIVLAAGLMAAWGGRLYRRAAPVLLAGCCLLAAAESVRIFPHDIAFFNFAAGGPENGHRILLDSNIDWGQSLGEFIEWLDGRPRDEVCLCYFGVVPLDYFGFDECGVIPDEEIRRGGRPERRWYAISVTLLEGVYHKREWYGWLRARKPVAKIGYSIYVFDVSDIRKKPAWR; this is translated from the coding sequence ATGAATCCCCGTCTCTGGCGCGCGCTCGTGGCGGCGCTCCTCCTCTTGCAGGGCGCACGCTGCCTGTACAACTCGTGGCGCGAGACGCAGACCGTCGACGAAGGCATCCACATCGCCAGCGGCTATACGTTCCTCAAGACAGGCCTGTACGAGCTCGACATCGAGCACCCGCCGCTGGCGCGCGTATGGTTCACGCTGCCGCTGGCGGCGCTGCGCGCCGACGCGAAGCTCGGCGAGGAGTCCTGGAAGCACCGGGACATGATCGAGCACGGCAAGCAGGTGCTCTACCGGCAGCCGAAATGGCGCGCGGAAACGCTGCTGTTGTCCGCGCGCGCGATGGTGGTGCTGCTGACGCTCGCGCTGACGCTGGCGGTGGCGCTGTGGACGCGGGCGCGCTTCGGGCCGGCCGCCGGACTGGCGGCCGCGGCGCTGGTATCATTGGATCCTACCCTCTGCGCTCACGGTCACTATGCCACCACCGACATGGCCGCGGCGCTGACGGCGTTCCTTGCGATCATCGCCTTTGAGTCGGCGCTGCTCCACGGCGGCTGGCGTCGCATCATGCTGGCGGGCCTGGCCGCGGGCGCGGCCTTCGCGGTGAAGCTTTCGATGCTGTTTCTCGCGCCCTGTTTCCTGCTGCTGGCTGCCGTCCTCCACACCGGCTGGCGCCGCAGCGCGGCGGCACTCGCTGGCACGTTCGTGCTGGCCGCGTTGGTGGCGATGCTCTCCTACGGGCCTGCGGGCCTGCGGTGGAAAGAGCTGGGCAGGCTCGACGAGCGCGTCTCGGAAGGCGGCCCGGTCAATACGGCGCTGCGCTGGCTGGGCGAGAAGTGGCACGTGCCGGCGCACCCGTGGCTCGTGGGCATCGGCACGCATTTCCACCATCAGGACGAGGGCCACGAAGCCTATCTGCTGGGCGAGATCTACAAGGGCGGCCGGTGGCAGTACTTCCCGGTGGCGTTCCTGGTGAAGGCTCCCGTCGGGACGCTGCTGCTCGTGGCGCTGGCGCTGCCGCTGCTCGTGGCGGCGCCATACCGCGCGTGGGCGGCGCTGGCGATTCCGCTGGCCGTCTACTGGGCGGCGGTCGTGCAGAGCCACGTCAACATCGGCGTGCGCCATCTGCTACCGGTCTTCCCGCTCACCATCGTCCTGGCTGCCGGTTTGATGGCCGCCTGGGGAGGCAGGCTGTACCGCCGGGCCGCGCCGGTTCTTCTGGCCGGATGCTGTCTGCTCGCGGCGGCCGAAAGCGTCCGCATTTTTCCGCATGACATTGCGTTCTTCAACTTCGCCGCGGGCGGCCCGGAAAACGGCCACCGCATTCTGCTCGATTCCAACATCGACTGGGGACAGAGCCTTGGCGAGTTCATCGAGTGGCTGGACGGCCGGCCGCGCGACGAGGTCTGCCTGTGCTATTTCGGCGTCGTGCCCCTGGATTACTTCGGATTCGACGAGTGCGGCGTCATTCCGGACGAGGAGATCCGCCGCGGAGGCCGGCCGGAGCGGCGATGGTATGCGATCAGCGTGACGCTGCTCGAGGGCGTCTACCACAAACGCGAGTGGTACGGCTGGCTGCGGGCGCGAAAACCGGTGGCGAAAATCGGATATTCGATTTACGTTTTCGACGTATCCGACATCAGAAAAAAACCGGCCTGGCGCTGA